A portion of the Equus quagga isolate Etosha38 chromosome 17, UCLA_HA_Equagga_1.0, whole genome shotgun sequence genome contains these proteins:
- the LOC124229447 gene encoding aldehyde dehydrogenase family 3 member B2-like isoform X3 — protein MSVKGVKGAVKQPRLEPAQGMDSVGDTLQRLRESFSAGRTRPAEFRVTQLKGLGRFLRDNKQLLQEALARDLRKMEVTLALKNLHTWMKDEPATKNLLMLLSSTFIRKEPFGLVLIITPWNYPLNLSLVPLVGALAAGNCVVLKPSEISTSTEKVLTEVLPQYLDQSCFAVMLGGPEETGQLLEHKFDYIFFTGSPRVGRIVMTAAAKHLTPITLELGGKNPCYVDDNCDPETVANRVAFFRYFNTGQTCVAPDYVLCSPEMQERLLPALQSTIARFFGEDPQSSPNLGRIINDKHFQRLQGLLGCGRVAIGGQSDQSDRYIAPTVLVDVQETEPVMQEEIFGPILPIVNVRSLDEAIDFINRREKPLALYAFSKSNKVVNEMLDRTSSGTFGSNDGFTYLTLPSLPLGGVGNSGMGRYHGKFSFNTFSHHRACLLSPPGLEKLNDIHYPPYPDWKQRLVRWSLGPQSCTLL, from the exons ATGTCGGTGAAAGGGGTCAAAGGCGCCGTGAAGCAGCCAAGGTTGGAGCCTGCACAGGG GATGGACTCCGTCGGGGACACACTGCAGAGGCTGCGGGAGTCCTTCAGCGCGGGGCGCACGCGGCCGGCTGAGTTCCGGGTCACCCAGCTCAAGGGCCTGGGCCGCTTCCTGCGGGACAACAAGCAGCTTCTGCAGGAGGCGCTGGCGCGGGACCTGCGCAAG ATGGAGGTCACACTAGCCCTCAAGAACCTGCACACCTGGATGAAGGACGAGCCAGCGACCAAGAACCTG CTCATGCTGCTGAGCTCTACCTTCATCCGGAAGGAGCCCTTCGGCCTGGTGCTCATCATCACCCCCTGGAACTACCCCCTGAACCTGAGCCTGGTGCCCCTGGTGGGCGCCCTCGCAGCAG GGAACTGTGTGGTGCTGAAGCCATCAGAAATAAGCACAAGCACAGAGAAGGTCCTGACCGAGGTGCTGCCCCAGTACCTGGACCAG AGCTGCTTTGCTGTGATGCTGGGCGGGCCCGAGGAGACGGGGCAGCTGCTGGAGCACAAGTTTGATTACATTTTCTTCACGG GGAGCCCTCGAGTGGGCAGGATCGTCATGACCGCAGCCGCCAAGCACCTGACACCCATCACACTGGAGCTGGGGGGCAAGAACCCCTGCTACGTGGATGACAACTGCGACCCTGAGACCGTGGCCAACCGCGTGGCCTTTTTCCGCTACTTCAACACGGGCCAGACCTGCGTGGCCCCCGACTACGTGCTGTGCAGCCCCGAGATGCAGGAGCGGCTGCTGCCCGCCCTGCAGAGCACCATAGCCCGCTTCTTCGGCGAAGACCCCCAGAGCTCCCCGAACCTGGGCCGCATCATCAACGACAAGCatttccagaggctccagggccTGCTGGGCTGCGGCCGCGTGGCCATCGGGGGCCAGAGTGACCAGAGCGATCGCTACATCG CACCCACGGTGCTGGTGGACGTGCAGGAGACGGAGCCGGTGATGCAGGAGGAGATCTTCGGGCCCATCCTGCCCATCGTGAACGTGAGGAGCCTGGACGAGGCCATCGACTTCATCAACCGCCGGGAGAAGCCCCTGGCCCTGTACGCCTTCTCCAAGAGCAACAAG GTAGTGAACGAGATGCTGGATAGGACCAGCAGCGGCACTTTCGGAAGCAATGACGGCTTCACCTACTTGACTCTGCCATCCCTGCCACTTGGGGGCGTCG GCAACAGCGGGATGGGAAGATACCATGGCAAGTTCTCCTTCAACACCTTTTCCCACCACCGCGCCTGCCTGCTCTCCCCCCCAGGCCTGGAGAAGCTCAACGATATCCACTACCCGCCCTATCCTGACTGGAAACAGCGGCTAGTACGCTGGTCCTTGGGCCCCCAGAGCTGTACCCTGCTGTGA
- the LOC124229447 gene encoding aldehyde dehydrogenase family 3 member B2-like isoform X2, with product MSVKGVKGAVKQPRMDSVGDTLQRLRESFSAGRTRPAEFRVTQLKGLGRFLRDNKQLLQEALARDLRKSAFEADISEFLMCQMEVTLALKNLHTWMKDEPATKNLLMLLSSTFIRKEPFGLVLIITPWNYPLNLSLVPLVGALAAGNCVVLKPSEISTSTEKVLTEVLPQYLDQSCFAVMLGGPEETGQLLEHKFDYIFFTGSPRVGRIVMTAAAKHLTPITLELGGKNPCYVDDNCDPETVANRVAFFRYFNTGQTCVAPDYVLCSPEMQERLLPALQSTIARFFGEDPQSSPNLGRIINDKHFQRLQGLLGCGRVAIGGQSDQSDRYIAPTVLVDVQETEPVMQEEIFGPILPIVNVRSLDEAIDFINRREKPLALYAFSKSNKVVNEMLDRTSSGTFGSNDGFTYLTLPSLPLGGVGNSGMGRYHGKFSFNTFSHHRACLLSPPGLEKLNDIHYPPYPDWKQRLVRWSLGPQSCTLL from the exons ATGTCGGTGAAAGGGGTCAAAGGCGCCGTGAAGCAGCCAAG GATGGACTCCGTCGGGGACACACTGCAGAGGCTGCGGGAGTCCTTCAGCGCGGGGCGCACGCGGCCGGCTGAGTTCCGGGTCACCCAGCTCAAGGGCCTGGGCCGCTTCCTGCGGGACAACAAGCAGCTTCTGCAGGAGGCGCTGGCGCGGGACCTGCGCAAG TCAGCCTTTGAGGCAGATATATCCGAGTTCCTCATGTGCCAGATGGAGGTCACACTAGCCCTCAAGAACCTGCACACCTGGATGAAGGACGAGCCAGCGACCAAGAACCTG CTCATGCTGCTGAGCTCTACCTTCATCCGGAAGGAGCCCTTCGGCCTGGTGCTCATCATCACCCCCTGGAACTACCCCCTGAACCTGAGCCTGGTGCCCCTGGTGGGCGCCCTCGCAGCAG GGAACTGTGTGGTGCTGAAGCCATCAGAAATAAGCACAAGCACAGAGAAGGTCCTGACCGAGGTGCTGCCCCAGTACCTGGACCAG AGCTGCTTTGCTGTGATGCTGGGCGGGCCCGAGGAGACGGGGCAGCTGCTGGAGCACAAGTTTGATTACATTTTCTTCACGG GGAGCCCTCGAGTGGGCAGGATCGTCATGACCGCAGCCGCCAAGCACCTGACACCCATCACACTGGAGCTGGGGGGCAAGAACCCCTGCTACGTGGATGACAACTGCGACCCTGAGACCGTGGCCAACCGCGTGGCCTTTTTCCGCTACTTCAACACGGGCCAGACCTGCGTGGCCCCCGACTACGTGCTGTGCAGCCCCGAGATGCAGGAGCGGCTGCTGCCCGCCCTGCAGAGCACCATAGCCCGCTTCTTCGGCGAAGACCCCCAGAGCTCCCCGAACCTGGGCCGCATCATCAACGACAAGCatttccagaggctccagggccTGCTGGGCTGCGGCCGCGTGGCCATCGGGGGCCAGAGTGACCAGAGCGATCGCTACATCG CACCCACGGTGCTGGTGGACGTGCAGGAGACGGAGCCGGTGATGCAGGAGGAGATCTTCGGGCCCATCCTGCCCATCGTGAACGTGAGGAGCCTGGACGAGGCCATCGACTTCATCAACCGCCGGGAGAAGCCCCTGGCCCTGTACGCCTTCTCCAAGAGCAACAAG GTAGTGAACGAGATGCTGGATAGGACCAGCAGCGGCACTTTCGGAAGCAATGACGGCTTCACCTACTTGACTCTGCCATCCCTGCCACTTGGGGGCGTCG GCAACAGCGGGATGGGAAGATACCATGGCAAGTTCTCCTTCAACACCTTTTCCCACCACCGCGCCTGCCTGCTCTCCCCCCCAGGCCTGGAGAAGCTCAACGATATCCACTACCCGCCCTATCCTGACTGGAAACAGCGGCTAGTACGCTGGTCCTTGGGCCCCCAGAGCTGTACCCTGCTGTGA
- the LOC124229447 gene encoding aldehyde dehydrogenase family 3 member B2-like isoform X1 has translation MSVKGVKGAVKQPRLEPAQGMDSVGDTLQRLRESFSAGRTRPAEFRVTQLKGLGRFLRDNKQLLQEALARDLRKSAFEADISEFLMCQMEVTLALKNLHTWMKDEPATKNLLMLLSSTFIRKEPFGLVLIITPWNYPLNLSLVPLVGALAAGNCVVLKPSEISTSTEKVLTEVLPQYLDQSCFAVMLGGPEETGQLLEHKFDYIFFTGSPRVGRIVMTAAAKHLTPITLELGGKNPCYVDDNCDPETVANRVAFFRYFNTGQTCVAPDYVLCSPEMQERLLPALQSTIARFFGEDPQSSPNLGRIINDKHFQRLQGLLGCGRVAIGGQSDQSDRYIAPTVLVDVQETEPVMQEEIFGPILPIVNVRSLDEAIDFINRREKPLALYAFSKSNKVVNEMLDRTSSGTFGSNDGFTYLTLPSLPLGGVGNSGMGRYHGKFSFNTFSHHRACLLSPPGLEKLNDIHYPPYPDWKQRLVRWSLGPQSCTLL, from the exons ATGTCGGTGAAAGGGGTCAAAGGCGCCGTGAAGCAGCCAAGGTTGGAGCCTGCACAGGG GATGGACTCCGTCGGGGACACACTGCAGAGGCTGCGGGAGTCCTTCAGCGCGGGGCGCACGCGGCCGGCTGAGTTCCGGGTCACCCAGCTCAAGGGCCTGGGCCGCTTCCTGCGGGACAACAAGCAGCTTCTGCAGGAGGCGCTGGCGCGGGACCTGCGCAAG TCAGCCTTTGAGGCAGATATATCCGAGTTCCTCATGTGCCAGATGGAGGTCACACTAGCCCTCAAGAACCTGCACACCTGGATGAAGGACGAGCCAGCGACCAAGAACCTG CTCATGCTGCTGAGCTCTACCTTCATCCGGAAGGAGCCCTTCGGCCTGGTGCTCATCATCACCCCCTGGAACTACCCCCTGAACCTGAGCCTGGTGCCCCTGGTGGGCGCCCTCGCAGCAG GGAACTGTGTGGTGCTGAAGCCATCAGAAATAAGCACAAGCACAGAGAAGGTCCTGACCGAGGTGCTGCCCCAGTACCTGGACCAG AGCTGCTTTGCTGTGATGCTGGGCGGGCCCGAGGAGACGGGGCAGCTGCTGGAGCACAAGTTTGATTACATTTTCTTCACGG GGAGCCCTCGAGTGGGCAGGATCGTCATGACCGCAGCCGCCAAGCACCTGACACCCATCACACTGGAGCTGGGGGGCAAGAACCCCTGCTACGTGGATGACAACTGCGACCCTGAGACCGTGGCCAACCGCGTGGCCTTTTTCCGCTACTTCAACACGGGCCAGACCTGCGTGGCCCCCGACTACGTGCTGTGCAGCCCCGAGATGCAGGAGCGGCTGCTGCCCGCCCTGCAGAGCACCATAGCCCGCTTCTTCGGCGAAGACCCCCAGAGCTCCCCGAACCTGGGCCGCATCATCAACGACAAGCatttccagaggctccagggccTGCTGGGCTGCGGCCGCGTGGCCATCGGGGGCCAGAGTGACCAGAGCGATCGCTACATCG CACCCACGGTGCTGGTGGACGTGCAGGAGACGGAGCCGGTGATGCAGGAGGAGATCTTCGGGCCCATCCTGCCCATCGTGAACGTGAGGAGCCTGGACGAGGCCATCGACTTCATCAACCGCCGGGAGAAGCCCCTGGCCCTGTACGCCTTCTCCAAGAGCAACAAG GTAGTGAACGAGATGCTGGATAGGACCAGCAGCGGCACTTTCGGAAGCAATGACGGCTTCACCTACTTGACTCTGCCATCCCTGCCACTTGGGGGCGTCG GCAACAGCGGGATGGGAAGATACCATGGCAAGTTCTCCTTCAACACCTTTTCCCACCACCGCGCCTGCCTGCTCTCCCCCCCAGGCCTGGAGAAGCTCAACGATATCCACTACCCGCCCTATCCTGACTGGAAACAGCGGCTAGTACGCTGGTCCTTGGGCCCCCAGAGCTGTACCCTGCTGTGA